A genomic window from Dechloromonas sp. A34 includes:
- the rsmH gene encoding 16S rRNA (cytosine(1402)-N(4))-methyltransferase RsmH has product MTQGGTHVTVLLEEAVQALAIKAEGAYMDATFGRGGHSRLILSVLNEKGRLVALDRDPQAIAAGATINDSRFQLVHRAFGEIAEAAEEAGVREIDGILFDVGVSSPQIDDGGRGFSFRHDAPLDMRMDVTQGETAAEWLARADIRDITEVIRNYGEERFAFQIAKKVVAARLEQPIVTTAQFAALVRETVRTREPGQDPATRSFQALRIHINQELRQLEIALPQALELLKPGGRLVVICFHSLEDRIVKNFMRSQANADDLPKGLPLRADQLPKPKLRLIGKQLKPSAAEVAANPRARSAVMRVAEKL; this is encoded by the coding sequence GTGACCCAGGGTGGCACCCACGTCACGGTGCTGCTCGAAGAGGCGGTTCAAGCGCTGGCGATCAAGGCCGAAGGTGCCTATATGGATGCCACCTTCGGTCGCGGCGGCCACAGCCGGCTGATCCTTTCCGTGCTCAACGAGAAGGGCCGCCTGGTCGCTCTCGACCGCGATCCGCAGGCGATCGCCGCGGGGGCGACGATCAACGATTCCCGGTTTCAACTGGTCCATCGCGCCTTCGGCGAAATTGCCGAGGCGGCAGAAGAGGCTGGCGTGCGGGAGATCGATGGAATTCTGTTTGATGTAGGGGTGTCGTCGCCGCAAATCGACGACGGGGGGCGCGGCTTCAGCTTTCGCCACGATGCGCCGCTCGACATGCGGATGGATGTGACGCAGGGCGAGACGGCGGCCGAGTGGCTGGCGCGGGCCGATATAAGGGACATTACGGAGGTCATTAGAAACTATGGCGAAGAACGGTTTGCTTTCCAGATTGCAAAGAAGGTTGTGGCTGCTCGGCTCGAACAACCTATTGTCACAACAGCTCAGTTCGCGGCCCTCGTACGCGAGACCGTGCGCACCCGTGAGCCAGGGCAGGACCCGGCGACGCGCAGCTTTCAAGCTCTACGGATTCATATCAATCAAGAGCTCCGCCAGCTGGAGATAGCCCTGCCGCAGGCACTTGAGCTGCTCAAGCCGGGCGGGCGGCTGGTCGTGATCTGCTTTCATTCGCTGGAAGACCGTATCGTCAAGAACTTCATGCGCTCCCAGGCCAACGCCGACGATCTGCCCAAGGGCCTGCCCTTGCGTGCGGACCAGTTGCCAAAGCCCAAGCTGCGCCTGATCGGCAAGCAACTAAAGCCGTCGGCGGCGGAAGTCGCTGCCAATCCGCGGGCGCGCAGTGCCGTGATGCGTGTGGCTGAAAAACTGTAA
- the ftsL gene encoding cell division protein FtsL has translation MVRFNMILLLIVVICALGVVTSQHRARKLFQALEGEQERARQLDVEYGQLQLEMSTWATHPRIEKIARDRLHMVTPDAIGRVVPPSVPGPLKKAGH, from the coding sequence ATGGTCCGTTTCAACATGATCCTCCTGCTGATTGTCGTGATTTGCGCGCTTGGTGTGGTGACCTCCCAGCACCGCGCGCGCAAGCTCTTTCAGGCCCTGGAAGGGGAGCAGGAGCGGGCACGTCAGCTCGACGTCGAATATGGCCAGTTGCAGCTTGAAATGTCGACCTGGGCCACCCATCCGCGGATCGAGAAGATCGCCCGCGACCGCCTGCACATGGTGACGCCCGATGCGATCGGCCGTGTCGTGCCGCCATCCGTCCCGGGCCCGCTCAAAAAGGCGGGCCACTGA